atttagtacatatgtattgaaaataaatgaattcatatatgtttcattgattatattcatgcatcaatcaattttttataactaattaaatatattcatgtataatatcaatttattgtatacaattaactattatattcatagacacatgtatcaattcattgaaattacttaaatatacatgtttacagtaattcgttgcacttaaataactattataaccaattaaatatattcatgcatgatgaatgaaacatatattacataaatctctataggataataaaataatttataacacccaaccatgtctcATCATCTAAAAGGCATAGCAAAATCAttcatgaatgatcaaatgcgtaaagcattacagacttcatattttagtaaattaccttaatatttatgaattattaatttatagttttaatgggacctaatatttataaagaaattttctaaaaaattattattttattatcttatcgaatttgatgattttttacaaaggcccaagtcgggaccggaagattttattattttagagagtttattaatttatagagtattaatttatagaggttttactgtaacTAAAACCttcatgatattaattaatatgataaaattttatgttcttCTATTGTTTAATCAATGCATGTAAGTTAAATATCACAGAAACTTAATCActgtgtttgttttcatttccaactTATTTCCGAgacaaattaaaacatacccaatgtttgccatcattcaaaaacaccttatttaggtgtttttaactgttttaacataaaaacatacatatatatacacacatatatacataaatatatataaaaaaggcatgattttgataatgaatagtaatttttgtctcccaaaatacaacattaaacatataatacttattttaaattatctccaaagacatgatttgacaatgaatagtaatttttgtctcccaaaacacaacattaaatatataatacttattttaaattatttccaaaaacaaattcaaacatacatactatctctaacacacacttatgtatctttgtttctctctctattttcacaaaacacaacaaaacactcagaaaacgaatccaaacattataaatatgtctTTTGGACGCATATATGTAAATTCTTCCGGGATCGAGCTGCAACTATTTTATTGCGGGACAACGTTAAAAATTGTGTTAGAACCGTATGGATGACAATCCTAGGCAGCATTTATTTTGATGTCTATTCAAATTAAAGGGTCTGTCTTAGAGATCTTGGAAGCCCTCTTCAATTATTTGCTAATTTTGAGGAAGTTtgactgaatttttttaataatcattataaaaagttcaacatttaatcatggtttattatcatggttaaaaacaaaatagtcatagcaattagtaattaatcatCATCATGCAACAATTATTGATCGTGATACCTGTGAAgatggctaaaatatttaccaaGACTTTTGCTCTTAGCCATTGCAAGTAGTTTTTTGTGGTggaaaatatatgttttggtatatttatttaaccgtggtcgataaaaattatttactattatttttaatccataGCTATTACAATTGTAGccaatagtcattttttttttgtgaatattttataagcttatgtattttattaaatatcttttaagtTTATAAAGTGATAGACCTCCAAAAATGACTTCTCCGGTCGGGGAACGCATTAGATATTTACCTAAACCGGTGGGTCTTTGGGCGGATCCTACATTAGCCCCAAGACGTTGGTCTCTAACTAGAAAAGTAAATGCTTGGGCCTGAGAAGCTTCTGGTCCAGTAGGTCCGTAAAACTCGCTAGGATAAGCGGTATTATTGAACCAGACAAAACAACAAGCAATGAAACCAAAGACGGATAAAACCCCTAAACTATAAGATAATCAGAAGAGAGAGTTCAAGAAATGGCAGATCTATTCACTCTATCAATAACcgattttataattatatatatatatgttcttaaAATGTGAAGATAAAATAAGACatactataaatttataagatgttagtaattagtaataacaattttgtaattaatatgatcaGGATTGCAGgagtttgttaaaattttgaaaataatttaggaactcttcattattttcttgttccaTATTTTTCGAGcttatatatactttcattccctctaaaaatttaccagatccttttaatattttatgaactctggaacattttataaaatatttttggagagcTTATAAGTTCATCTCAATGTCCCCTTGGTTTTATGTAGAATATCTAAATTAAtgtcttgatatttttttattttttttgtgcaGATGGTCCGCCATAGCAAGTTGCTTATCAAAAAGAActgataatgaaataaaaaactattggAACACgcatttaaagaaaaaattaattaaaataggaCTCGATCCCATAACTCATAAACCTAAGTACCACGCCCTCGATTGCAATCAACCCAAGGACATTGCCAACCTTAACCACATGGCGCAATGGGAAAGTGCTCGGCTTGAAGCCGAAGCTAGAATCATTAGTGAGTCCAAGCTGATATCCGATGTCTATCACTCTACCGCAACTCCTCCACCACCACGACCACCACTGCTTGCACCACCTCCACCGCCACGACCATCATGTTTAGACGTACTAAAAGTATCGCAAGGGGCATGGGGAACTCCAAGAAAAGGCGTTACCATAACGAACTCTAACGGTTTTTCCACCACCAACGCAGCCCTCACATCCGTGTCATcaatgttaaaattttcagaCACCATGCTCTCCGCATCCATAGATGGAGTTATCCATGAACATTCATTTGCATCAGACATCATAAATTACGTCGAAAGCCCTGGTGCATGTGCAATTGGTAGGATTACCAGTGAGAACAATCAAGATGGATATCAGGTGAAGGGCATAATGGATAATTCTCTGCAGATTCATGACATGGTTGCTGATTGGTTGAGGTTTCCAAGCTTCTTGGAGGGCTTCACGGATCTGCAATCTGGCAGTGTCGTCACTGGACCTGCTGATAATGCTGTGTCTGAAGATAACACCAATAGCTACTGGAATAACATTCTACTACCGTCGACTCACAAATGGATTCGCCCGTGATCTAATTATTATTGggcaaatttaatataataaacatGATGTGTGCTTGTCTGATCATTGCCCCAAGTGACTAACAAAGTCAGTTTAGGTCtctatattattacataatttaaatgtgTTTTTCGTCCCATAACttcaattatttaacaatttctttttcttaactttctagaaaacattattttaaaaaattaaaggatgaaAACATCATATGATCTAAGTTACATgtcaaaaatgcattttagatAGGGTATCTTTATTTCATCAAGTTATACAACAATTATCTTTTGTGTGCTTAAAAGCttctaaaataagatgttagaaACTTATATTTTGAGCCTTGAGTCCCGCATATGCAATCGGGAAACATGGGCTTGTTCAATTAGATGGCCACGTCATCTATTTGATCGGATAGCGCTGCCGTTACTGATTacggaaaaattaatttgaatttgggatattatgaaaatagaaaaatatagaattcaAACTGCATTCCCTCACTATTTTAGACCAATCATGACAAGtaaaattatgtgattgacTTGAATTTAAGTAAATCTGGTTCAAATTGGAATTTCAGGTGATGTAgccaagaaaggaaaagaaaagaaatacaacAGTTACCAAAATCAAGCATGAGATTCATATCATAATGAATGTGTGGTTTATGCACtcaaaagaaaccaaaagagCTTCCCTTTTACCCCTACAGAAGTAATAACTCATAAATTACCCCAAAGCaaaggattaaatgcaatttaaccccctgtgatatgtgaaatgagcaaaacatcccctataaaaaaatgaaattagcaaattactcttgtattttgaaaattaaagtaaattacactggtttacttcattttctaaaacacaCGGAgtaatttactattatttttgttataagaaatttttttgctcatttcataACGGGgcataaattgcatttttcccccAAAGAAAATGTGAGTCGTGATGCTAACATTAAACAGAATGCCTCACAAATGAAATCCTGTCCACCTCTGGAAATTGTTCACTTCACTTCCTTGGGAAACTGCCAATCCAATTCCACTTCTCCCTCCTTTCCCAATCCCTCTGTAGTACAATCTCCATTCCTCTGTGTCTCCATCCATTTGAACTAAGCATGGCGATCCCACCCCGTCACAATCCCATCCCCCGTCCTCGGATTGCTTGAAAACAGGACTATCTTGCACTCTTTTCCAATGCTGCAATCCATCTGAAGACACTGCCACACCAATGCTCCTTTTCCCATCTCCATCGACACCTTCATAGACCATCAAGTACTCACCGTCTTTCTTGTTCCTCAAAATACGAGCGTTAACTATCCCACACTCGTCGAAAGCCCCACGAGTACCACCACTTAGTATCTTCCCCAGCTTCACCCACCGCATCCCGTCCCTTGACCGTGCAACGCCAATGGCAAAGTGCCCGTTTTCGACATCAAATGAGTGATAGTACATTCTAAGATCACCAGTGCCATGAAAAACAACTTGTGGGGAGGCAATGAACAAAGAATCCCACTCGCCATCCGATCCCACATCGAGCAATGCCCCGCTGTGATGCTCCCCCTCAATTCTAGCCCAATGCCTCCCATCTTGACTCATTGCTAAACCAGGTAATGACTTGAGAATCTTGCTACTATCACCATTCAGGCCACCATTCTCTACATCTAAGTGCACCCTTTCaggattcttgaaattaaattccaaagaattatccaaacacttAATATTTTCAGAGCTAAACCCAGTGTAATAAAGCCAGTAAACAGCACTGTTAGCTCTAACCTTAGCGCTCGACATTATCATAACCTCACAAGGCCTAATGCTATGAGTATCAAATGCCCACCAATCTTTACTACTGCTCATAACCAACCCCACATCGGCATTTGATCGAACAGCTCCTCCACCTCTTTCCCAGTGGATCCCATTGCTTGAAACAGCCAATCCAATTGAATCAAAGTCAGGACTTTCACTCGACCTCCCATGGTACCACATGTACCACCTCTCTTCCTCATCGCTGAGGTACCTTTTCACCACAGGTGAACCAATCTCAAGACTGTCCCAAGAATTCTTGGAACCCACATCAAAAATTAAGCCCCTAGACAATGAGAAACTCGAACCAACTTGTTGACCCGATGTGGGTTGAATTCTAGAACTTGGAAGTGGCTCAGTGTTCGACTGATTCTCATCTGTTGCCCTTTTGTTGGTGTTTGGTTTTGTAGAGCAGTGCGTGACAAACAAAGAAATACTTTTACATCTTGGATTGAGGAGGGTACTAGAGGAagtaaatttgagaaatttagGTACCATTTGAGGCCATTTTGAGGTTAGCTGCTGAGCATTGGGTGCTGCTTTGGCTTCCATGGCTGGAGAGATTTGCAGTATGAAAAGATAGGTGGAATGGAAATGGAATGAAATATCAGTCCATAGTTTGTAGCTTAAAGCCAATGGAATCTTGACACTTGTACGTGTATCTTGTAATATATCTtacaaaagaaagacaaagTGGATGTTCAAGTATGGCAAGTTAAAGCTGAAATGGGcaataaaattagattattagCCACAAAAATCTGCAGCATTATCTCATCTTTTACTGATAATCACCAGTTTGCTTTAAAAAGGGTTATGAGATGAAGCAGCATCATTTCTGGGGATTTCACAATGTAATAAAGTGTAAGGATACCAAAAGAAGAGTCTACACAAGTAAAAGTCCAGTAAAAGAAAGATGCGATTGGACATAAAtgtcaataaaagaaaaagggaagcGTTCTTGTCTGTGAAGAAAGGTAGCATTGTCCAGGTTGTAACTTGAACAGTTGATTAACTGTATTTGCTGAAATTCATGGGAATCAAGAAACTTTCCAATGCATAATTAGTCGGTTTTCATGCCCAGCTGTTTCGTTGTTCTGTATCAGGTTTTACATCAGCAAACATTGCCAATTTGCTGCTGTCCCATTGTGGCTGAGGAAGTTGGGTTGGACATAATGGCATCGACAGAGGAAATATTTCCCACATCGCTACGATGCTCTCGGAACGAAACGATGATAGCTTATCTTCAAACCATCCTTTCTTGACACTGAAAGTTAAGATATAACCCTCGTACCAGAAATACACTATGTCTTTATTCCACGGATGAAGTGCCACTGGAAAGAGAGGGCTATACGTAGAAAGCACATTCGAAACAGCAGAAATTGACtctattttcctttcttttccctCTTGATCCAAACTCCATTCCCCACTTTTATAGTCTTTCAGCACCCACAGTTTCCATCTGGGCAGCTCACGTTCTTGAATAGAGATcccaaacatctcaaaatagTACAAATTTTCACCAGACACTCCCAAGATTGCGTTGATGCCGTTCCCATTGTAGGTCTCATTTGGTATGCTGATGAAACGGCATTCATCAGGACTCCTGCCAGGATCATAGGCCAAAAGGGCCGTCATTCTATTGCAAATCCAATGAAGAACTCCTTTGTAAACAACGCATGGCCTTGCATCGAGTTCCACATTAAACGTGCAATGTTTCATCTTGAAGCTCCTCCACGCTCCATTTTCAGAAGAAAATGTCTCGAGATTCAAACAGAATCCACTGCTGTCACAAGACTTAACGAGGCGCACAACGTTGTAGCTCGTGATCCCATTTCTAACACACGAGATTAAGCCGGTAGCACCGTAACTTCTTCTTGAGCAATGCATTGGGATTTTGACACATTTTCTTGTGAAGGAATTGGCCAAAAAATAAACGGGCTCTTGAAAATTCGATTGATACAGAATCAAGTCGTTGCTTGTTGCTTCGACCTTTAGGCCTGGAAAGTGATCAGAGAAGAATggagaactgaaattatgtaatgtaTTCAAAGAGGAAACAAAGCAGTGCATTCCTTTGTAGTTACCACACTGGAAAATGAATGCAAACGGAGGCGACTGTTGAGACCGTTCAACGTAACAGGAAAAAAACGAAGGATCAGAGATCAAACAGCGCCAGTTCTTGGAAACACATCTGAATCTGAAGATTGATTCGGCAGGGAGTCTGACAAGAATCTCAAGCAGTATTTCCTCGGGGAAATGGACACTTCGTCCTGTAACATCCTCTTCCTTCTCCATTTTCGGCAGTTTGAATCACCAACGGTTTCTCATTCGACAACCTTCAGGACATCGCATCCTGCCTGGAGGAAACTGCCATGGGTGGTGTTGTTCGCACGTTCCGTGATGGAGTACGTTAACAGGGATTCGTGTGTGGTATCACGGAGACGTgtgttgttttttgttttgtccATGGTATTTGGTTCTCTGCCGCCCTGATTCTGGTTATGGACAGTAAACGCTCTGCAGaaaattattcttgatttAGGATACAGATAGGTTATAGAGAAAAACAGGGCAGTTATATTTGACTAGCATTTATATTCAtcagtttttttctttcctttctgaATGAGATCCAGAAACAAACTATGACGCACTGATCCATTCATTAGTATAATTAAGGGGCGGATCCATCTTCACCTATCCAACCGTCAAATTTAATGATTACTAATGGACAAGACGCactcaatattttatgtatcgtaataatgtatttgtagttatattaggtaattacaaatagagcttaattacatttactgCTCCGTATCTTAGGAAGTAGCAAATTAAAAACTCTAGTTAAAGGGGTAGCAAATAATAtcccaaaatttatttttttggggcAAATGAAGGACTCcgacaattaaatttttcaaaatagtctGAATCTGCCTACTTGGAGccaaattagggttttgtttTCGGGGTTTTGCTGACGTGGCTGTAGTGTGAAAAGTAATTGCTACTTAAGGCGTTGACGTGgaaaaattaagcaaaaaaaaaaacacaaaataaaataaaaaatccaaaagaaaagaaaaaacccataataaaagaagaagaaatactCTCACCTCTTAAATTGGTTGAACCCTTCTAGACTAAAATCCTTAATCCCCAATAGTCCCCATCCCTGAAGAAGACGATCTTTGCTCCGAGCCCGACTCTGACTTTACAACTTGCAGCTGTGTGAAGATTGAAGCAGAAACTGGAATATGTCTTCCATGCCTAGTTGGATACATTGTTATTGTGGTAAGCCAACTTACATTCGCACATCTTGGACTGACCAAAACGCAGGTAGACGCTTCCGTTCATGTCCTGACTACAAGGCATGGAGACAACAAttcgtttttcctttttttttttttttttttgagtttttcatACTCTCTAATTGTTTTTTTGGCTGAAAAATGTAGAATAATTGGTTGAAGATTCTTCCAGTGGGAAGGTCCTCCAATGTGCTCAAGAGCAAGGCCTACAATTCTTGGCTTGGTGAGGAAGATGAATCAGCTAGAAAAAGGAGAAGACAGAGatgaaaaagaagatgaaattttACATCAAGTTGCTTGCTTTTTCAtggttctttttttattttaatttggatgCTAGTAAGTGGTGCAAAGACGGAGTAAATTGTGTAAGGAAGTAAATTTCTatgtttatgtaattgatgGTGTATTGCTATGTAAGGCTGAGATTAGTggatttttatgtttatgttcCTTTAGTATAAGACTAGTAATGCATTTATTACGTATACATTTGATCAAACAGTATGTATACTGTATTgtgaatataataaacaatttGTATTGGATCAAGTAGTTTGCGAATATAATAAGCTACAAACATGTTATATGCGATCTATAAAGACATAAAAAAACAGTAAATAGtagattatataaatatgatcaccttgaaatatgtttgaataagtttgaaaaaaattgccaAACACTGCCAATCAAAACTGTTCAAAAGTGTATCAAACATCATTGCCAAATACTGCCAATCAAAGGGGCTAAAAAAACTACCAAGCTTAGATACAGATACCAAAATGCCAAAGTTTTGGTGGCAATAAATAGTACAACTAAGTCAAAGAAGtctatttttcctatttcttgCTACTTCTTCCTGGAGGCCCTTTTAAGCTCAAACTTTTTCCCAATTCTGTTTTCTCCCGTTCGATATTTTCAGGCGAAGACGGACAATCTTTCGATTTTGATTAGAAGCACGACGTCGACCACAATCTTTTGGGTAAGTTTCCGCAACAACTTCACGTTCTCTGCAACCATTTATTAACGAGAAATACTGACTCTCATTTTTTTCCGAAACCCTCTTTCCGAGTTCTAGGGTTAATCGACTGTACTCTTTCCGCGGTGCACCAAGGAAATTCTGTAGCATTCCAACAATTTTCCAATCACTGTAAGTCAGCTTATCACTGTTTGTCACTCTTAATTGCTACAATTGGTTGCCAGGTACAATCTAATTTATGGCGCAAATTATTTTACAGTAGTCTGTTTTATGCGGGATGTTATACCTTACATTCTCCCTTCATATTGTTATACATCGTTATGCACTGTCAGCATATACAATAACTTGGCACCCATcttatttgtaattgtttCTAATTCACAAGCCTTCATGCTTTCGATTGTGTTGTACTACACTATAAGTTAGGTATAATGGGATTGTAAACTGTCCAATAGCAGATTGCATAGTGTCCAACTGTGGAAAATTCCTACTCCGCATACCTGTAGTTTCCCCTTGAATCCATTTACATTCATATGGTCGACATTAATATAGAGTAGAAATCACTGAGGGCGATCTAATATCGGACATTTGATGCTTGTAACTCTTGTATCCCCGCACTTAATCTATAGGGCAAACTACATGGACAATAACCAGTTCACACACAATTTCAGTAGTACCGATTCTGGGGATGAATCCACTAGTAGGCAACGTTCATATGGGTTAACCAAAGCTGTACTGTGGTTTTGCAGTTGTGGTAAGGATATCGTTCTACGAACTTCATGGACTACTCTTAAACCAGGTCGAAGATTTCGAGATTGCCCTGGTACTTAGGTTCGttgtacaaaaatttaatacatcTCCAAAGAATATTAGGTCGATAATTGTCATTGCTTAGCCTCGGCGTATAGGAATGATCTTTACATTCGTTGCGCTTGTATAATTCACGATAGGTACATAAATCACATAATAGTGTTTCATATCCAGAGCCGTTACTGTGGCACATTCGAATGGGTTGACCCCCCATGTGCCGTAGGTCCAAAGAGATTATTCCCAGATTGCTTAACAGAATTTCGAAATATGAAAGTCGCATGAAATGTGTCAATGAACGTCTCGAAGCTGAGGAGATGCATCGGCGTACTTTACAGAAGTATTGTATCGTCTCACTAGTTGTTTGGCTATTGACCCTTTGGATTACTCTCAAGGGTTAACTTTGTTGAAGCCGTcattgttaatatattttgtttattgctCAGATGTTTGCTCTCTATCGTAGTTTATGTACTTGTCATTTTGACGTGCGTTAAAATTGATAACGCACGTCGTGTACAAATTCAATTGTGTTTGAATCCCACTACCTCGAAATGCTTCAATGTATATCTACATCTTTCACCTATTTGTCACCAATGTTATGTTGTGCTTTGCATACATTGAACATTTGAAATAACTGTAATATTCTTCTCATTTTATTATCCACCCTCATACACCAATTCATATATAAGAATATGATTACGGCTGTAGTATTTTCATTCAGGCTGTGTTTACCCTCACCCcccaaagaaaatattgtgtCTCATTTCAATTGATTGAACTACCCAACCCACAACTACTTCATTAATGTTGACAAAACACTCAACATTAATGATAAAGCTCTAAGCGGTAATAAATTGGCTGAATCTGTAGAAAATGGCGGCACCATCCGACTGTTTCCATTTTCAACCTATGCATTTACCAATTACAAACATCCAATCCCAACCAAGTGCCACAAAAAGGGATTAAATAATCCCACCTACTGGATTTAGTATAGGAAACACCTAAATTAATGCCTACAAGCATCCAATCCtaacatatttatcaaatacGGATTAATTATTTCCACCTATCGGATTTAGTAGAATCGAAACCTGAATTAATGCCTATGCAACAGTTTTATTCAACATTACAAGTGAATAGTTTTGGCCATTGATTGACCAACGCATCCAATCTCATTTACTTCCATTGCCCTATAAATTTGAGCGCATTTGCAATATTTGCACTTGCCACAACATTGTTGCCTTTTGCAGTCCACCCCACacttttctttctaaaaatagtTGATGATTTGGCCTGATGGATATTATTACCAAAGATATATGTTTTACTGTTCAAAATGGACGAAAgatatggaaaaaatatttgttctaaAATTACTTGATCACGCCAAAAAGGGCCGTTTTCACCCAGATCGTGAAAACAACTTTGCCATTTCTGACTCGTTAGCTGAAGTTCTTAAGTGTCATGGAGAAAAAATCGATTTGGCCTAGGGAAAATAAGTGGTGAAGTTCCTTCGGGAATGGCATGACATCTTCGGTAAGCTAGTCATCCAGTGGGATGTCATGTGGAATAAGCATCTTAGATTTGACATGGCGCTTGATGGAACGTGAAAGGATTTCTGTAAGGTGAATTCTCAATTTAAAGCAATCGATCTACATATTGTGATATTTTCGTATACTGCATAAAACTTTGACAACATGTTCCCATATTTTTCGCCTGTTTCAATATGTTACTCTAGTAATATCGTATCAGGAAGTGCTACGTTAACGCATACGAGGATATTTGGGAGGAGTTATGTCAATTGTTTGCGCATCTAGTTGATTTAGATTCTGGAACCGTGGAGGATACTGAGCCCGAACtgaaagaaggtaaattgGAGAAGGTGTCTGATGCTCCACCTTTGGTTGAAACAACCAAAGCAGCGGGAGATGCTGAAAGGGATCCTTGCCCATATGTATCAGACAGCTCGACATCAACCTTGTCATTGTGGAACTTCATTGACGACTTCTATGGATGTGACGATGATGCTGACTTATTGTAGCCGCTACCTGGCGTGCCCAGCACCGAAAAGAAGCCAAAGTTGCCCAAATGTGAAAGCCCTCTAGCTACAAAGTCCGACAGACAGGCCAGCTCTTCTGCATCGAATCGAACGCTGTTGAAAAAGGTTGAGTGAGAGAAGTTGAAGGTTCAGGATAAGGTTGGTGAGTAAAGATGTGAGGTTTAGGTCGCTAATTGCACGTGTTGAACAGTGTTGTTGCCATATGgtagaaattatgaatttattaaagtaatgcatgttttctgtatttatgttaaattgtaattttttttatgtattgtctgtattttggtcagttttgatttattaatgtattgcTATATTCTACTGTATACATTTTATTACAGTAAAGTGTATCATAAAATCAGTTTAGGTGtaataatatagtaatttattacaGCAAATTCTTAATTACAAGCGTTATACATGTCCTCAAATTAATGTATCTATGTAGTTATATTCTATTGTATATAAGTTAATGTAATTAACAGAGACATAAAGCAACCATCATTAACTGAAGTGCCATGTAAAATAGGCCATAATTACCGTTGTGTCGGGACACTACTTTGTCTTTTTTCGCAGCGTCCAATCATGACCATAGGGCCATAGTTAATGGGATGCAAAAGGTCACAATTGCGTGCCTTTTTAAGCCCCTCAACcctgccattctccttcatcAGTGAAACCGTCCATTCTTCTGCTTCACAAACCATAGTCCCCATTCTTCTTCCTTTCTATACCAATCCCTACCGCAGTCCAATCACCCACCGAATACAATACCGAGCCGTAAACTTCCCATGGGCCAGAGTTGCTATTTCTATATGCCAAGCTGGACGAAGAAGATCGATGATGTCTTTGTCAACTACCTCTACTACCATGCCTTGATGGGGCGAAACCAGTTTGACCCACTCCGCCCCGGACCACGAGTTGTTGAAGAAAGCGGCAGATACGGTGAACAGGTATGCCGGCCGGTCCTAGCCATATGATTTCTATAGAAATAAACTCAGTCTGCTTTGTTTGCGATACGAGACCTTCGGAAAGGTGTTGGAAGATCTGTCTTTCAAATGGAATGAGGAAACCAACAGAATGGTCGGTCGGAGAGATGACTGGAAGAAAATAATACGGGTATGCCTTTCTACGTTGGTTTTACAAAACTGTgctttgttaaaaaataacacatttttcttaaaaaaaacgATGTTTCGTAGGAGAACCCATTTGCCAAGGCGTATTACTATCTCGGCGAGCTAAAGTGGGATCAGATGTGGGAGATATTCGATGGAGCTGTGCTATCATCGTTCCGTGGATCAAGTATAGATATTGATAGAGGCAGCGACGATTGGATCTGGCGTCATCTTCCTAGGAGTGAAAGCAGACGAAGAGCCTGAGGTGGTCAATCTGGTAACAAGTGAAGATGAAAGTTGAGGTGTGTGTGCTATTGTTGGTAACGGAAAAAATTGCTCTTGAAGCCGTGGTGGtgccagaaaaaaaaatgtgtgcAGTGGTTGCGGAAGGCtgttaatttccttttttttttttctaaatgcTTTTGGTGGCCCTGTGGTCGTGTCTAGGGGGAAAAAAGTTGTAGACGCCTTTGTTTatgcatattaatttttgcttattcttCTGTTCTGTT
This region of Sesamum indicum cultivar Zhongzhi No. 13 linkage group LG4, S_indicum_v1.0, whole genome shotgun sequence genomic DNA includes:
- the LOC105160079 gene encoding transcription factor MYB28-like, with amino-acid sequence MGRSACCEKVGLKKGPWTREEDEKLLAYIQQHGHGSWRALPPKAGLQRCGKSCRLRWTNYLRPDIKRGKFSLQEEQTIIQLHALLGNRWSAIASCLSKRTDNEIKNYWNTHLKKKLIKIGLDPITHKPKYHALDCNQPKDIANLNHMAQWESARLEAEARIISESKLISDVYHSTATPPPPRPPLLAPPPPPRPSCLDVLKVSQGAWGTPRKGVTITNSNGFSTTNAALTSVSSMLKFSDTMLSASIDGVIHEHSFASDIINYVESPGACAIGRITSENNQDGYQVKGIMDNSLQIHDMVADWLRFPSFLEGFTDLQSGSVVTGPADNAVSEDNTNSYWNNILLPSTHKWIRP
- the LOC105159987 gene encoding uncharacterized protein LOC105159987, whose product is MEAKAAPNAQQLTSKWPQMVPKFLKFTSSSTLLNPRCKSISLFVTHCSTKPNTNKRATDENQSNTEPLPSSRIQPTSGQQVGSSFSLSRGLIFDVGSKNSWDSLEIGSPVVKRYLSDEEERWYMWYHGRSSESPDFDSIGLAVSSNGIHWERGGGAVRSNADVGLVMSSSKDWWAFDTHSIRPCEVMIMSSAKVRANSAVYWLYYTGFSSENIKCLDNSLEFNFKNPERVHLDVENGGLNGDSSKILKSLPGLAMSQDGRHWARIEGEHHSGALLDVGSDGEWDSLFIASPQVVFHGTGDLRMYYHSFDVENGHFAIGVARSRDGMRWVKLGKILSGGTRGAFDECGIVNARILRNKKDGEYLMVYEGVDGDGKRSIGVAVSSDGLQHWKRVQDSPVFKQSEDGGWDCDGVGSPCLVQMDGDTEEWRLYYRGIGKGGRSGIGLAVSQGSEVNNFQRWTGFHL
- the LOC105160080 gene encoding F-box protein At5g49610-like gives rise to the protein MEKEEDVTGRSVHFPEEILLEILVRLPAESIFRFRCVSKNWRCLISDPSFFSCYVERSQQSPPFAFIFQCGLKVEATSNDLILYQSNFQEPVYFLANSFTRKCVKIPMHCSRRSYGATGLISCVRNGITSYNVVRLVKSCDSSGFCLNLETFSSENGAWRSFKMKHCTFNVELDARPCVVYKGVLHWICNRMTALLAYDPGRSPDECRFISIPNETYNGNGINAILGVSGENLYYFEMFGISIQERELPRWKLWVLKDYKSGEWSLDQEGKERKIESISAVSNVLSTYSPLFPVALHPWNKDIVYFWYEGYILTFSVKKGWFEDKLSSFRSESIVAMWEIFPLSMPLCPTQLPQPQWDSSKLAMFADVKPDTEQRNSWA